Within the Vagococcus carniphilus genome, the region AAGTGCCAGTCTCTTATCAAGAAATAGACCTTGAGTAAAAAAGATGTCTCTTGATGACTAGGATATAGAAGAAAAAATGGTAAAATAGAGTTATACAGACAAAGGAAGGTGATGGAGTGACAGAAAATTCTTTTGAAGCGCAGGTTGAAGCTTTACTAAATGGCGAAATTGAAGAAATTATCGTTGAGAAAGATGAATTCTTTTCATTTAGAGAAGTTTGGAATAGTCATCCAAACAAAAAACAAATCGTCGGTGAAGCAGGTTTAGGTGGCAAAGTCATTTATAGAAAACAAGGATGAAAAGAAAAATGAATGTTTCAGTGTGGCTGAATTTTTTAAAGGAAATAAGTTGTCACAGGTACTAAAACATGGTATTCTTTATCATTGAAAGGGTTATTACTAAAAAGCATTTTTGTTTTTGAAAATGGCTCGCAAAAAAACATTCGTATTATTAAAGGAGAATGATTAATTATGGAAAAAAAAGAATTTCACGTAGTAGCAGACACAGGTATTCACGCTCGTCCAGCAACATTACTAGTACAAACTGCTAGCAAATTCAGTTCAGATATCAATTTAGAATACAAAGGCAAATCAGTTAACTTGAAATCAATCATGGGCGTTATGTCTTTAGGTGTTGGCCAAGGTGCTGACGTTATTATTTCAGCTGAAGGTGCTGACGAAGCAGAAGCAATTGCTGCAATCGAAGAAACAATGAAAAAAGAAGGTTTATCAGAATAATGACTAAACAATTAAAAGGTATTGCCGTTAGTGATGGTATTGCGGTTGCAAAAGCTTATCTTTTAGTTGAGCCTGACTTATCATTTGAAAAAATATCAACTGATAACGTCGATCAAGAAGTTGCTCGTCTTTCTGATGCACTTGAAAAATCAACTGCAGAATTACAAACTATCCGTAATAAAGCAGTTAAAAGCTTAGGTGAAGAAGAAGCACAAGTATTTGATGCTCATTTAATGGTTTTAGCAGATCCAGAGCTAGTTGGAGCTGTTGAAGGTAATATAAAAGATAATCAAGTCAACGCAGAATCAGCTTTGAAAGACGTAACAGATATGTTTGTTGGCATGTTTGAAAGCATGGAAGACAATCCTTACATGCAAGAACGTGCAGCAGATATTAAAGATGTAATGAAACGCGTAATGAGTCATTTAGTAGGAGTTAAATTACCCGATTTATCAATGATTGATGAAGAAGTTATCATCATTGCTGAAGATTTAACACCTAGTGATACAGCACAGTTAGATCGTAATTTTGTCCGTGCCTTTGTAACAAACATTGGTGGACGTACATCTCACTCTGCTATCATGGCGCGTTCACTAGAAATTCCAGCAGTTGTTGGAACAAAAGAAATCACTGAAATGGTTGTTGAAGGCGACATGATCGCTGTTGACGGTAGTGAAGGTGACGTTATCGTTAACCCAACTTCTGAACAGGTAGCTGACTTTGAAAGTAAGAGACAAGCTTTCGAAGATTTAAAAGCTGAATGGGATAAATTAAAAAATGCTAAAACAGTAACTGCTGATGGTAAACATTTTGAGTTAGCTGGAAATATTGGAACACCTAAAGATTTAGAAGGTGTTAATGGTCATGGTGGAGAAGCTGTTGGTTTATACCGTACAGAATTCTTATACATGGATTCACCAGATTTCCCTAATGAAGATGATCAATTTGAAGCATACAAAGCTGTTTTAGAAGGTATGGATGGCAAACCAGTTGTGGTTCGTACAATGGATATCGGTGGAGATAAAGAGTTACCATACTTGAAACTCCCTGAAGAAATGAACCCATTCTTAGGTTACCGCGCAATCCGTATCTGTTTAGCAGAAGACGACATGTTCCGTACACAGTTACGTGCACTTTTACGTGCCTCAACTTACGGTAACTTACGCATTATGTTCCCAATGATTGCTACATTACAAGAATTCCGTGATGCTAAAGCAATGTTATTAGAAGAAAAAGCTAAATTAGTAGCTGAAGGTGTTGAAGTTTCAGATGATATCCAAGTTGGTATCATGATTGAAATTCCAGCTGCAGCAGTTATTGCTGACAGATTTGCTAAAGAAGTTGACTTCTTCAGTATCGGAACAAATGACTTAATTCAATACACAATGGCAGCAGACCGTATGAACGAACGCGTTTCTTATCTGTACCAACCATATAATCCCGCAATCTTACGTTTAATTAAAAACGTTATTGATTCAGCGCATGCTGAAGGTAAATGGGCTGGTATGTGTGGAGAGATGGCTGGCGATCAAACAGCTGTTCCATTATTAGTTGGTTTAGGTTTAGACGAATTTTCAATGAGTGCAACAAGTATTTTACGTACTAGAAGCTTAATGAAACGTTTAGACTCAACTAAAATGGCAGAATTAGCTAATAAAGCAATTACTGAATGCGATACAGCAGCAGAAGTTGTGGCTTTAGTTGAAGAATATACTGCTGAGTAAATTTAACTATTAGAAGAGGTTGGCTGAAAATGCCAATCTCTTTTTTTGGATACTAAGAAAAAGATTAATCAATCTTTTTTGCCACAAGTTTTTTATTTTGAGTAAAACGTGGTAAAATGGTTGATGGTTTCCTTTTTTTAACAATTATTATCTTATGCTATAATTAAAAGGAAAAACTCAGGCTATAGTAGGATGTGTTAACATCTTTTTTTCAGTATAGTGAACACAAGGAGTGAAAGAATTGCTGAAAATTAATATGTTTTCTTCCGCTGACAAAGTCAAAGGTCAAGGTGTCGGAAGTGCATATAATGAGTTGATCAAGATGTTAAACAAGCATTTTTCTACTCAATTTGATATAAAAATAAATAAGTATTCAGCCTCAGATATATCTCATTATCATACGGTAGACCCACTATTTTACCTATCTACTTTTTTTAAGAAAAAAAGAGGTATTAAAGTAGGGTATGTTCATTTTTTACCAGAGACTTTAGAAGGAAGTATATCCATTTTTTCTCCCTTTCAAAAAATATTTGATCGCTATTTAATTTCATTTTACAAGCGAATGGATCAATTAGTTGTGGTAAATCCATCATTTATCCCTAAACTAGAAGCAGCAGGAATCCATACTGAAAAAGTAACGTATATTCCTAATTTTGTTTCTAGTGAAGTCTTTTTTGAAGCGACAGAAGAAGATAAAGAAAGATGGCGAAGTGAAAATAAATTTTCTAAAGATGATTTGATTATTTTAGGAGCAGGACAGATACAACAACGTAAAGGATTAGATGATTTTATTTCTCTAGCCAAAAATAATCCGGAGATTCAATTTGTA harbors:
- a CDS encoding phosphocarrier protein HPr codes for the protein MEKKEFHVVADTGIHARPATLLVQTASKFSSDINLEYKGKSVNLKSIMGVMSLGVGQGADVIISAEGADEAEAIAAIEETMKKEGLSE
- the ptsP gene encoding phosphoenolpyruvate--protein phosphotransferase, whose translation is MTKQLKGIAVSDGIAVAKAYLLVEPDLSFEKISTDNVDQEVARLSDALEKSTAELQTIRNKAVKSLGEEEAQVFDAHLMVLADPELVGAVEGNIKDNQVNAESALKDVTDMFVGMFESMEDNPYMQERAADIKDVMKRVMSHLVGVKLPDLSMIDEEVIIIAEDLTPSDTAQLDRNFVRAFVTNIGGRTSHSAIMARSLEIPAVVGTKEITEMVVEGDMIAVDGSEGDVIVNPTSEQVADFESKRQAFEDLKAEWDKLKNAKTVTADGKHFELAGNIGTPKDLEGVNGHGGEAVGLYRTEFLYMDSPDFPNEDDQFEAYKAVLEGMDGKPVVVRTMDIGGDKELPYLKLPEEMNPFLGYRAIRICLAEDDMFRTQLRALLRASTYGNLRIMFPMIATLQEFRDAKAMLLEEKAKLVAEGVEVSDDIQVGIMIEIPAAAVIADRFAKEVDFFSIGTNDLIQYTMAADRMNERVSYLYQPYNPAILRLIKNVIDSAHAEGKWAGMCGEMAGDQTAVPLLVGLGLDEFSMSATSILRTRSLMKRLDSTKMAELANKAITECDTAAEVVALVEEYTAE
- a CDS encoding glycosyltransferase family 4 protein; the encoded protein is MLKINMFSSADKVKGQGVGSAYNELIKMLNKHFSTQFDIKINKYSASDISHYHTVDPLFYLSTFFKKKRGIKVGYVHFLPETLEGSISIFSPFQKIFDRYLISFYKRMDQLVVVNPSFIPKLEAAGIHTEKVTYIPNFVSSEVFFEATEEDKERWRSENKFSKDDLIILGAGQIQQRKGLDDFISLAKNNPEIQFVWAGGFSFGKITDGYDRYKKVYDNPPSNLKFTGIIDRQELVKYYNMADVFLLPSYNELFPMCILEAFNSGTPVMLRDLELYHAIIEDDYIKTKDVKEMQEVLSSILKNKDILETYRRKSKKAAVYYSEENIAKIWFDYYTNSIKK